The genome window AACATTCTTTTTTACGTGATGACACACTGACGCGACGCACGCGCTCACCGGATCATCAGAAAAGCAACGACTGTCGGCGCCGGCTTCTGGTTTCCGCATTGAAACCAGCTCCCGACGCTGGCAACCTCCGCCGCATGGGTCATCTGAAACGCGCGCGCGAAGTCTTCGATCTCGAACTGGCGGGCCTTAAAGCCGTGCGCGCCCAGCTCGACAAGGCGTTCGACCGCGCGGTGGAACTGATTGTTGCCACGCTCCGGCAGCGCGGAAAAATCGTCGTCGTCGGCGTCGGAAAATCCGGAAACGTCGGGCAAAAGATCGCCGCCACGCTCACCAGCACGGGTTCGACAAGCGTCGTGCTCAACAGCGTGGACGCGCTGCACGGGGACGTGGGCGTCGTCAACGACGGCGATCTGATCCTCGCGCTCAGTTATTCCGGTGAGTCGGACGAAATGGTGAACCTGATGCCGGCGCTGAAACGGTTCGCGGTGAAAATCATTTGCCTGACCGGCGCGACCAAATCATCGGTCGCGCGCTTCAGCGACGTGACGTTGAACGTATGCGTGCCCAAGGAAGCCTGTCCGTTCAACCTCGCGCCCACCGCCAGCACCACGGCGATGCTGGTGATGGGGGACGCGCTGGCGATGGCCGTGCTCCAGGCGCGCGGCTTCGGAAAGACCGATTTCGCAAAGTATCATCCTTCGGGCGCGATTGGCCGCGCGTTGCTGCTGCGCGTCGGCGACATCATGCGCGCCGGTTCGCGCAATGCCGTCGCGCGGGAGACCCTGACCGTTGAACAGGCGCTGCTGGTGATGACGAAGGCGAAGTCGGGCAGCGTCAGTGTCGTGAATACGCGCGGCAGGCTGGTCGGCGTTTTCACCGATGGTGATCTGCGCCGCCGGCTGACCGCCGGGCACGATGTGCTCGCGGAAAGGCTGGCGAAAGTGATGACGCGACGGCCGGTCTGCATTCGCAACGACGCGCTGGCAGCGGAGGCGTTGAAGATTTTTGACGCGCGAAACATCGACGATTTGATCGTCGTCAACGCGCGGAACGAGCCGGTCGGTCTGGTGGATTCACAGGACCTGCCCAAGTTCAAGCTGATGTGAAAAACGCCCGGCGCTCCACCGTGCGTTCCGGAACGGAAATGGTTTGCGCCGACCGCGGCGCGCCGTTACAAATCCGCAACTCAAAATGAAAGGGCACTCCTGATGCGAACGATCATTTTCGCTGTTTGCGCCGCTTGCGTGCTGGCAACGACGGTTTCGTCCATAAGCGCCGAAGACATGAAAGATCCGCAACAAGTCAAAACGTTCAAACGCAGGACCACGAAGACCGTGGCTGCGCAGTATTTGCTTTATCTTCCCAAAGACTACGCCGCCGGGTCGAGGAAACGCTGGCCGCTGATGCTGTTCCTTCATGGCTCCGGCGAGCGCGGCACAAATATCACCAAGGTGGCCGTGCACGGTCCGCCCAAACTCGTCAAGCAGGGCAGGGATTTTCCGTTCATCATCGTCTCCCCGCAATGCCCGGCCAATCAGCGCTGGGACAACGACGTGTTGCTCGCGCTGCTCGATGAGGTCGAGGAGAAATACAAGGTGGACACCAGCCGCGTTTATCTCACCGGCCTGAGCATGGGCGGGTACGGCACCTGGAGCCTCGGCATGACGCATCCGG of Candidatus Angelobacter sp. contains these proteins:
- a CDS encoding KpsF/GutQ family sugar-phosphate isomerase codes for the protein MGHLKRAREVFDLELAGLKAVRAQLDKAFDRAVELIVATLRQRGKIVVVGVGKSGNVGQKIAATLTSTGSTSVVLNSVDALHGDVGVVNDGDLILALSYSGESDEMVNLMPALKRFAVKIICLTGATKSSVARFSDVTLNVCVPKEACPFNLAPTASTTAMLVMGDALAMAVLQARGFGKTDFAKYHPSGAIGRALLLRVGDIMRAGSRNAVARETLTVEQALLVMTKAKSGSVSVVNTRGRLVGVFTDGDLRRRLTAGHDVLAERLAKVMTRRPVCIRNDALAAEALKIFDARNIDDLIVVNARNEPVGLVDSQDLPKFKLM
- a CDS encoding prolyl oligopeptidase family serine peptidase; this encodes MRTIIFAVCAACVLATTVSSISAEDMKDPQQVKTFKRRTTKTVAAQYLLYLPKDYAAGSRKRWPLMLFLHGSGERGTNITKVAVHGPPKLVKQGRDFPFIIVSPQCPANQRWDNDVLLALLDEVEEKYKVDTSRVYLTGLSMGGYGTWSLGMTHPELFAAIAPICGGGDPIDILLAEKKKAGALKSLGVWAFHGGKDPVVPLAESERMVESLKKLGCRDVELTVYPEAQHDSWTESYNNPKLYEWLLAHQRK